A genomic window from Triticum urartu cultivar G1812 chromosome 7, Tu2.1, whole genome shotgun sequence includes:
- the LOC125520431 gene encoding putative UPF0481 protein At3g02645, which translates to MASSSDQEGSGSGRRGRPLVFDELRWVVQIRESLTEDGDDEDDNGIPVSVFNVPKQLLVHKPEAYVPQFIALGPYHHWRPELYEMERYKLAAARRAQRRLRPAGLKLEALVAEFADRLERKIRAYYHRYLDFSGLTLTWMMVVDGAFLLEFLQIYAAAEDCGKPALRRVSSRMAHLVDFAGRKSAHGLILRDMLMLENQIPLFLLRKILEPQCASADEAGVLLTSMVTGLVKELCPFKMMDGAFPAVDVAKYAHLLELLYYLLVPKPSAEDTTAEAQDHDENYDIEEQPADGDGEEKPSGGGSEYVSQLFAALWGLASKLGKGPLHYVMRPIAFAVKAPWKMLTVVPGMSGMKHPVESFFMSGADGRGDPSSSSTAGHLSRPPLIEEIMVPSVSELVNAGVQIAATTGDLSTICFDCKTATLHLPVVTLDGNTEVMIRNLVAYESSAASGPLVLTRYTELMNGIIDTDADVALLRQRGVVLNRLKSDGEVTKLWNSMSRSTRLTKVPAVDRAVEEMNRYYDGRWRVKTKRFMRRYVFSSWQLLTFLAAIMMLLLTTLQAFCSVYTCSRWFGAVTVTAASGE; encoded by the coding sequence ATGGCGTCCAGCTCCGATCAAGAGGGCAGCGGGAGCGGGCGGCGAGGGAGGCCGCTGGTGTTCGACGAGCTCAGGTGGGTGGTGCAGATCCGGGAGTCCCTGACGGAGGACGGCGACGACGAGGACGACAACGGCATCCCGGTCTCGGTGTTCAACGTGCCCAAGCAGCTGCTGGTGCACAAGCCGGAGGCGTACGTGCCGCAGTTCATCGCCCTCGGCCCCTACCACCACTGGCGCCCCGAGCTGTACGAGATGGAGCGGTACaagctcgccgccgcccgccgcgcgcAGCGCCGCCTTCGCCCCGCGGGGCTCAAGCTCGAAGCCCTCGTCGCGGAATTCGCCGACCGTCTCGAGCGCAAGATCCGCGCTTACTACCATCGCTACCTCGACTTCAGCGGCTTGACGCTCACCTGGATGATGGTCGTCGACGGCGCCTTCCTCCTCGAGTTCCTGCAGATCTACGCTGCCGCCGAAGACTGTGGCAAGCCGGCGCTGCGGAGGGTGTCGTCGAGGATGGCGCACCTGGTGGACTTCGCCGGGAGGAAGTCGGCGCACGGGCTCATACTGCGCGACATGCTCATGCTCGAGAACCAGATCCCGCTCTTCCTCCTCCGCAAGATCCTTGAGCCGCAGTGCGCGTCGGCCGACGAGGCCGGGGTGCTGCTCACGAGCATGGTCACCGGGCTCGTGAAGGAGCTCTGTCCGTTCAAGATGATGGACGGCGCCTTCCCGGCCGTCGACGTCGCCAAGTACGCGCACCTGCTCGAGCTGCTCTACTACCTTCTCGTGCCCAAGCCGTCGGCGGAGGACACTACGGCAGAGGCACAAGACCATGACGAGAACTACGACATCGAGGAACAGCCGGCGGACGGCGACGGCGAAGAGAAGCCCTCTGGCGGCGGGTCCGAGTACGTGTCGCAGCTGTTCGCCGCGCTGTGGGGCTTGGCGTCGAAGCTCGGGAAAGGCCCGCTGCACTACGTGATGAGGCCGATCGCTTTCGCTGTCAAGGCGCCGTGGaagatgctcaccgtcgtgccgGGCATGTCTGGCATGAAGCACCCCGTCGAATCATTCTTCATGTCCGGGGCCGACGGCCGCGGCGACCCGTCGTCTTCGTCCACGGCGGGCCACCTGAGCCGGCCACCGCTGATCGAGGAGATCATGGTGCCGTCGGTCTCCGAGCTCGTCAACGCCGGCGTGCAGATAGCAGCCACAACCGGCGACCTGTCCACCATCTGCTTCGACTGCAAGACGGCGACGCTGCACCTCCCGGTGGTGACACTCGACGGCAACACGGAGGTGATGATCCGAAACCTTGTCGCCTACGAGTCGTCGGCGGCGTCCGGCCCGCTGGTGCTCACCCGGTACACGGAGCTGATGAACGGCATCATCGACACCGACGCCGACGTGGCCCTTCTGCGGCAGCGTGGCGTGGTGCTGAACCGCTTGAAGAGCGACGGCGAGGTGACGAAGCTGTGGAACAGCATGAGCAGGTCGACGCGGCTGACGAAGGTGCCGGCGGTGGACAGGGCGGTGGAGGAGATGAACCGGTACTACGACGGGCGGTGGCGCGTGAAGACGAAGCGGTTCATGCGGAGGTACGTGTTCAGCTCGTGGCAGCTGCTCACCTTCCTCGCCGCCATC